The window CCGCGAAGGTGACCGCGACCGCGGCCGCGAGCACCGTCCCGAGCAAGCGCATGTCACTCTGGTTCGACCGGAGCCGTATAGTGATTACCTTCCCCTCTCCCGGGTTCGGTCGCGATCGCCCACAGCCGTTCAGGGCGCGGAATCGATCCCCGCCGGAAACCGGCTTCGAAAGGTACAAGCGGCCGACGGCCGGATTCGTTGACATGGAACTGCGGGTCACCGAGCGCACCGACGACGAACTCTCGATCGAAATCGCCGGCGAGGATCACACGTTCATGAACGTCCTCAAGGGCGCACTGCTCGAGCACGAGGACGTGAGCGCGGCCACCTACGACGTCAACCCCGAGCAGTCCGGCGGTCAGACGGAACCGATCCTGACGATCAAGACCGAAGACGACGTCGACCCCATCGACGCCCTCGAGGAAGCGGCCGGCGACGTTCGCGACAAGGCCGTCTCGTTCCGCGAGGCGTTCGAAGCCGCTGCGTAACGGTCCCGTTTCTCTCCGCGACTGCGTCGGTACAGGGACGTCGTCTTCCGTGGCTTTCCTCGTTTCGTAGCGACGCTTCGACGGTCTCCGATGGAGTACTCGAGTTCCCTTGCACTCTCAGTTCCGTCCGCTGTTACGAACGCGAGGGGGGTCCCGGGGTCCCCGACGTTGGTCGACCGCGGGAAAACCCAATGCCCTCGTCGCTCAACAGGCGACGTAGGTGACGTAAATCGTCCCCTCGACGGCGTGGACGTCGACCCCCTCCGCGGCGGGGCCGTCGGCCGTGCTCACGTCGCTCGCGGCGAGCAACTGCTCGGCGACCGTATCGGCCAATTCGCCCTCGTTCTCGTACTCGTCCGGACCCGAAAGCGCGATCCGGTCACCGCTTAGATCGACGGCGCACTCGACGCCGAACTCGTCCGGGGAAACGGGCTCGGGCTGGGCGTCGTCGTACTCCATCGCCACGAACCCGCGGTTCTGGTACTCCGCGAACGCCGCGAGGCTTTCGTCGTAGCTCCGCGAGCCCTGCCGGTCGGCCTCGAGGCGCTCGTGAATCTCTCCCTCCGTGGCCTCGAGATCCAGACCGCCCGCGACGCTCCCGTTGCCGGACGCCTCGGGCGGCTCCGGCGCGCCGATGCCGGGAAGTATCTCCGGGGGGACGATTCCGGTCACAAACAGCAGGACGACGACGCCGACGACGGCGAACACCGGGAGGTACGGTCTGGCGACCTCGAACCAGCCCGGGGTGTCGAGTTCCCGTTCGACGTCGTCGTAGGTCTGCTCGGTCTTCTCGAGTTCGGGGTTGCCACACCGCGAGCAGGGCGGGTTGTTCCTGACGTGTTCGCGTCCGCAGTTGGGACACTCCCAGACGTAGGTCGTGCCGGTGTCGACGGTCTCGGTCGACTGCCGGTCGTCGGGGTCCCCCTCGCGGACGATCGCCCTCTCGAACTTGTTGTGCCCGCAGTTGTCACAGGGCGGGTCGTTTTCCTCGTGTGGTTTGCCGCACCAGGTACACCGCCACTTCACTAGTAAAACGGTCGACTCCGAAGGGATAAGCGTATTGGAACGACGAACTCGACGCGGGAAACGAGGCGGGAGAGCGCCTTACAGCCGAACCGGCACGCCTCGCTCGTCGAGGTACTCCTTCGTCTCCGCGATCGAGTACTCGTCGAAGTGGAAGATCGACGCCGCCAGTCCCGCGTCCGCGCCGGCCTCGGTGAACACGTCGTACATGTCCTCGGGACCGCCACAGCCCGAGGAGGCGATGACTGGGGTGTCGACGACGTCACAGACCGCCTCCGTCAGGGGCAGGTCGTAGCCGTCCTTGGTGCCGTCCTTGTCGATCGAGTTGACGAACAGCTCGCCCGCGCCGCGGGATTCGGCCTCTGCGGCCCACTCGAGGACGTCTATCCCGGTTCCTTCGCGGCCGCCCTTCTTCGTGCACTCGAACCAGCAGGACTCGCCGTCGACCTCGACGTAGTGTTCGCCCTCCTCGTCGAACCGGCGGCGGGCGTCGACGCTGATGACGATACACTGGCTGCCGAAGGCCGAGGCCCCTTCGTTGACCAGTTCGGGTCGCTCGAGCGCCCCCGTAGTGATGGAAACCTTGTCCGCGCCGGCCCGCAGAGTCTCCTTGATGTCGTCGGTGGTGCGGATGCCGCCGCCGACCGTAAGGGGAATGAACACCTCGTCGGCGACGTCGCGGACGACGTCGAGCATCGTCTCGCGGCCGTCCGCGGAGGCGGTGATGTCGAGGAAGACGAACTCGTCGGCCCCGGACTCGTTGTAGGCCTTGGCCATCTCGACCGGGTCGCCGGTGTACTTGAGGTCCTCGAAGTTAACGCCCGTGTAGACTGCCGGGTTCCCGTCCTCGTCCAGGTCGACGTCGATACAGGGGATGATTCGTTTGGTCAGTGTCATGTAGCTGTTACGCGAGGGTTCGTTCCGAGGGTAGTAAAGGGGTCTGGATCGGGCGATTGCAGCCGTCGTCGCGTGGCGCCCGCTCGCCGTCCGCTTCGGCCGTCGGTACCCGCGGATGCCGTTACTCGAGCACTCGCCCGCGGAAGGTCTCGACTGCTTCTCGGAAACCCTCGAGTCGTCCGCGTGCGATCGCGTAGTCGCGGTACTGGTCACCAAGCGAGACGTTCGTCTCCGGATCCCGCTCGGCCGCCCGGCGGAGGCCGTCGTCGGCCCACTCGATCCCGCGCAGCGTCTCCGCGAGGACGTAGGCGGCAAGCGACGGTGACTCGGACGGGGAGACGGGTTCGCCCGCCACTTCGAGGTCGCGGACCCCCTCTGCCGCCTCCAGGGCCGCCGACCGCTCCGCCAGCACGTCTTCGAGTGAGGGGTCCGCGAACCCGCCGCCGGCGATCCGGTCGCGAACCGACTCGAACGCGCGGAGGGCAACCTCGAACTCGAGTGCGCGGTGGAGGGCGGTTCCCAACTCGCCGTCGTCCGTGGCCGTCTTCAGCCGCTTGCGGGCGCTGTCGACCGGCTGACCGGCGCGCCAGACGGTGTGTTCGAGATACGAGTCCTCGAGGTCGCCGAGGCCGACCCCCTCGAGCCACTCCTCGTCCTGTTCGGGAAAATCGGCCGCGTCGGCGGCTTCGATCGACCGCTCGAGCGCGTCCTCGAAGACGGGCTGGAGGTCGGTACCACCCTCGCCGTCGCCCTCGCTCTCGAGCCCCGCCCGGTAGCGTTCGTCGAGGTGGTCCCAGGCCTCCACCGTCGCCGTCGCGTGCTCGAGTTCGCCCGCGCTCTCGCCGAGTTCGAGGGCGTCGTCGCCCGCGGCGACGCTCCAGCGATCGAGGGTCGCAGCGGCACGTGCCAGGTCGGACTCGCGGCGATAAGCGTACAGCGACGCCCGCAGTCGGCCGTCTCCGGTATCGGTCCCCCGATAGTCGATCCCATCGTGGCGGTCCCGCGCGACGGACCGAACCGCCCCTCGTTCGTCGCGGAGTTCCTCGAGCAAGCGCGTCCGTCGGTCCGGGTCGTCTTCGTCCGCGAACCTGACTACGAACCAACTCGTCAACGCGTGGCGGGCCGCCTGTCGGGCGCTACGGCTCTCCCGCAGGGCGTGGTACTGCGCGTCGCCGGTCGCGTCGCCGGCGTCGTCGCGCCCGGCGGTCGCCTCGTCGCGTTGCTCCACGATCTCCGTCCGCACGACGCCGTTGGGGACGTCCTCGGGCTCCAGTGCGTCGGGGACGTCGGCCAGCAGCGTATCGACGCGCTCGAGCGCGCCCTCGAGCGCGGTCGAGTCGGGCCGGACGGGGACTGGCCACGAGAACTCGACGGGATCGACGTCCCCGAGGGCGGCGTCGACGTCCCCCGCGCTGAACCGGACCGAGGAACTCGTCTCGTCGTTCCAGGAGAGCGCGCTACAGCCCGCGAGGGCGACCCCGCCGACGCCCGCGAGGCCGGCGAGGAAGCGTCGACGGGACGACCGGCCGGACGTGCCGCGGTCGTTCGCGGTCATTCGTCCTCACCTCCGTCGGTCGACTCGTTCGCCCCGGTGCTCGAGTCGTTCCCGTCGGTGTCGGTGCCGCCGTCCCGATCGCCTTCGGACCCGTCGGATTCCCCGGCGTCAGGGGTCGTCGAATCGGGACACGACATGTGCTCGGAACTGCCGCTGCTCGAGGGCCGCTCGGCGTACGGCCGGTCGACCCTGATGAGGATCACCTCCATCAGTTCCCTATCGGCTTCGCAGGGCGCCATCGGGCCCTTCAGGGTCCGACAGAACCGCGCGCGGAACTCGTCGTCCCGGGCTTCGATCCCGAGGAGTCGCCGCTCGTAACAATCTTCGATCGTCCGCTGGTGGACGACGATCGACTGGCTCCCGAAGTCGGTGGCCTCGAGGAACCTCCGGATCTCACTCTCGTCTTCCTCCGCGAGAGCTGGGTCGATCCAGAGGTCGTCGGCCGCCGATTCGTCGACGACGAACAGCCTCGAGAGTCGATGAGCGACGGTCTCGTCGTCCTGGGCGTCCTCGGCCTCGTCTTCCGACCGATAGACGAACGGGTCGGGGTCGTCGGAGCGGACGAACAACGACTCGTACTCGTGAGTGGAGTCGAACCCACCGTCCGGGGGACTTTCGCTCGCCGACCATTCAGTCGTGGATTCGCTTCCGTCGCCGGCACAGCCGGCCAGCGCCGCCGCGAGACAACCGCCAACGGCGGCGAGCAGCCGCCTTCGCGACCGCGATCGCGATGGGGACTGAGATGGAGACGTCGATCTGCACGTGGAGGGCATCGGTAGCGACTCGTCGCCAGAGCGGTAAATATCTCCGGGTGACACGACGCTTCGCCTCGCGTCCGATCTTCCCCGTCAGCGACCGACCGTACTGGTCGGAGCCGCCGCTCGCAGCGTGTAGGTGTTTTTAAGACCTCGAGGGGACAACGCCCGGACATGGCAGACGACACCGACCACGACTCGGCCGCAGACGTCGGTCACGACCTCGAGGACGAACGAACGACGGCACCGATGAGCGAGTACACGGCGAGCGACGTCACCGTCGGCTTCGTCGTCATGCTGATCGGCGTCGCGGTCGCGTTCGGAATACCGCTGATCGCGTTTTAGAAGACGTACTCGTCGTCGTGGCCCATCATTCCGTCGTCTTCGAGGCCGGTACCGCCACCGGTAGCTCCCTCCTCTTCGTCCATCGGCCCGCTGGTCTTGTAGGCTTTGATGCCCGTCGACAGGAGGTCCTCGATGGCCTCCTCGCGGTTGACGAACTCACCGCGTTCGACCATCTGGGCGATCTGCATCTCGAGGTGTTCCGGGATGGTGATCTCTACTTTCGGCATCTGATTCCGCTTTCGGCGAGGGGGTATTTAGGTTTGACGGGGAACAAACGTGACATCCTCCGCGCCCTGAAGGACGCGGCTTCCCGTACCGTGGGTGGGATATTTGCTGGTCTACGACACGACCTGTTCTCTCGGTTTGAATGTCCCGCTCTCGCGGTCGAACAGGTGTGTCGAGGGCTGTGACACGCAGCCGTTACTCCTATCCTCGCCGTGAGGACTCGGAGTTATCTTCTGGCGCATGTTCTCCGCTCCGTTACAATCTGCGTTGGCTACCAACTCACACGACAAACAGACGTACAGGCCACGTTCGACACGGTTCGACTTCGTGTCGTCACCACACCGTGAGCAGGTCTTCGAGGTGTTCCACTCGTTCTCCTTCAGCACCTCGACGCCACGGATCTCACCCTTGTACGCGAGGTACTGGTAGATGCGGTCAAACGCCCACGAGTGCAACTTCTTGTTCCCCGTTTTGCCCCAGTCTGAGTTCCGCACGTCTTCAGGCCAGCTCACCGCGAGCGTGCCAACATCACGTTCGACACACTCGGTGATGATGGTGTCCGTGAGAACGTGGTAGAAATGCGTCTCGCGGTCTGCGAGTTTCCTGCGTGCCCACATCGACTTCTCTGACGGGCCGTTCTCACCCTCAGTCTCGTACTCTGCTCGGGTGAAATAGTGCTTGTCTTGCTTAAGCGAGTTCCCGGGGTACAGGACGTACTCGTCAGGGAATGCAACCGTGGCGATATTCGTGATTCCGAGATCGATCCCTGCTACGCTGTCGCCTGCCGAGTCATTGGTCTCGCGTTCGACTTTGCAGACGAAGTGCAGTTCCCACTCGTTACCGTTCCAGACGGCACGAACGTTCTGCACTCGGGTGACTTCCGAGAGGTCAACGTCTGGCCGGGTCTGGTACTCACAGAGGATGAAGTCCGACCACCCTTCTTTCAAATTCGACCCTTTCGAGAGTCGGACGCGGTTGTTCTCTGGGTCGTGTTTGAACCCGTCTGCTTTGAACGTGACCGTACTCTTGGGTCGGTCATCGCCGTGTTTGCGGTAGCCGGGCGGATTCGCCTCGTCGTCTGTCTGTCGCAGATCGAACCACGACTGGAAAGCATCAGAAAGTTCTTCGATGACTTTCTGACTGGATTGTGCGTTCAAATCTTTCCAGCATGATTGGGTCTTCATATACGCTTTCAGGACGCCTTCAGATGGGATTTCTCCTGTTGCGTTCCAGATGCGGTCGGCTGTCCAGCGTGCGACGTTCCAGATCTTCGAGGCGGAGTCTCCGAGCGAATCGAGGCCATCGCAGACCTGTCGCTGGTTCTGGATAGAGCCAACGTAAGTACGAGTGACCTCGATCACCATGTATAGCCTATGTTGATAATCCAACTTAATGGTGCGGATTATCGTGGAATATCCAGCCTGCTACCGACAGTGGATTGTGTCATCCAACGACGCGATTCACGCCCACCGTAAACGGTGGGATTCTCTCGCTGTCCAAAGATAGATCGAAAAACGGCGTCGACGGACCGCCCCGGCCCCGCAGCGATCGACCGATTCCGTCCGCTGATCAGGGTGAAGTCGCAGAGCTGGACACGGTGACAGTTGCGATTTCCGACTCTCCGTCGACCGAACCTGCAGGCCCGCGTCCGTGCGGCCCGAATCGGGCCCCCGGCGTTAGCGGTTCCCCATCATCGAGTCGATGGCGTTCCGCAGCGACGTCCCCGGCTGGGTGATCGACTGCAGCTTGTTGAGCATCTTCCGCTGGTTGAAGTAGCTCGCGAACGCGAGAATCGTCGGCGGCCAGAGGCCGATGAACGTGCCGAGCTGGCGCTCTCCGCGGATGAAGAAGTAGTAAAGGGAGAGGCCCACGGATGCCGCCGACGCGATGGCCGCAGGGCCCATGGCTTCCTCGCCGACTTCTTCTGCTGCCTGTTCCGTGACTTCCCGTTCGGGTAGCTGCTGTCTACTTGCCATACAGATGAGCGTAGTCGAGACTGTACTAAGGGGTGGCGAGGGTTTCGTGAGGAATCCCTCGACTTGTGACGAGGAGACGACCGTTTCGACGTGTTTCGAATCGTTTCGATCCCGCCACTGGGGCGGAAATTCGTCGTTACGCGCCCCAACCGTCATGCTCGAGGGGAGGTGGCGTCGCTCGCAAGTGACACGCCGCTGAGAGGGAGTTCGACGTCTTCGGTCGAACGAGAAGGCGTCACATCTACGGTCGTCCCCACTAACCTACGCGTATGACTGACGACGCCATCGACGTCACGGACCTCTATCAGGAGTTCGGCGACGACCGGCTCCCCTCGGGACAGCGGGAGACGACCGCGTTTCCGGTCCTCTCGAAGGGTTCCACTCCCGACTGGGATCCCGAAACCTGGGAGTTCACCGTCACCGGGGCCGTCGACGAGGAACTGACCTTCTCCTGGGACGAGTTCCGCGACCTGCCAAGCGAGACACAACGCCAGGACTTTCACTGCGTAACGGGCTGGAGCAAGTTCGACTGCGAGTTCACCGGGGTTCCGTTCCCCGAACTCGCCGAGCGGGCGGGCCTCGACGACGACGTCTGCCACGTCCTGTTCTCGGCGCTCGACGGGTACACGACGGACCTCCCCCTCGAGGACTGCATGCGCGAGGAAGTCCTGTTCACGTGGGCGTTCGACGGCGAGGAACTGCCGGCGGACCACGGCGGCCCGCTCCGGGTCGTCACCCCCCACAAGTACGCCTACAAGGGGGCCAAGTGGGTCGACGGCGTCGAGTTCCTCACCGAACCCGAACTCGGCTACTGGGAGCGGCGCGGCTATTCGGAGACGGCCAACCCCTGGGAAGAGGAGCGATATAGTTAGGCTGAAGGCGCGGCGGTCCTGAACCCCGTTCGATGGAGAGGACGTCGGGCGAGGGCCGGAACCGGGAGCCGGAGCGAGGCCGAGTTACGGCCGAGACCGACACCGAGACCGACACCCGAACCGAAGGCGGGACCGAATCCGCTGGCGACACTCGCGAACTCGTCGCCCGGAGCCGGGACCTCGAGGACGAGGACGTTTCTTTCGGCGCGATAGTCGATACGGACGCCGAGACGCGGATCCAGTGGGCGACGCCCGCTGGCCTCGAGGTCGTCGGTCGCGGGGCAGTCGCCGAGATCACGGCGGCCGGTCCCGACCGGTTCGATACCGTTCGCCGGCGCGCGGATCGACTGTTCGCGACCCTCGAGCACGACGGGCCAGCGGTCGCCCGACCGCGCGCGTTCGGCGGGTTCGCCTTCCACGACGAGCACGACCCTGCCGCCGACCCCTGGACCGGGTTCGACGCGGCTTCCTTCGTCATCCCCGAGATTCTCGTGGTCAGAAGCGACGACGGGACCTGGCTGACCGCCGTCGCCGAGTCGGCCGACGCGGCCGAGGATCGTCTCGAGCGGTGGACCGACCGGCTGGCCGAAATGCCTGCGATGCGACCGAGCGGGTCGGGTCCTGGCATCGCCGACACCCGTCGCAGCACCTCGCCCGGCGAGTGGACCGATCAGGTCGAGACCGCACTCGAGCGGATCGCCGACGGCCGACTCACCAAGGTCGTGCTCGCACAGGCGCTTTCGGTCGATCTGGCGGCCGACCTGGACGTCGCGGCGGCCCTCGAGCGGCTGCGTCGTCGCTACCCGAACTGTTATCGCTTCCTCGTCGGCCACGAGGTCGGCAGGACCTTCTTCGGCGCACCGCCCGAGCGGCTGGTCGCGAAAACCGGCACTCGGGTCGAGACCGAGGCCCTGGCGGGCTCGGCCCCCCGCGGCGAGACGCCAGAGGAGGACGACGAACACGCCGAGCGGCTGTTCGACAGCGACAAGGTCGGGCGCGAGCACGGCCTCGTCGCCGAGTCGATCCGGGAGCAACTCGAGCCCCTGGCCCGGGAACTCACGATCGCCGACCGCGAGGTCCGGAAGCTGGCGACGATCCAGCACCTCAGGACGCCGATCGACGCCGAACTCGACGCGGATCGGCACGTGCTCGAACTCGCCGAGGCGCTGCACCCGACCCCGGCCGTCGGGGGCGTTCCCCCCGCGACTGCCTGGGAGACGATACGCGAGACGGAATCGTTCGCTCGCGGCTGGTACGCCGCGCCGGTCGGCTGGTTCGACGCCCATGGCGACGGCGAGTTCGCGGTCGGCATCCGCTCGGG of the Halobiforma lacisalsi AJ5 genome contains:
- a CDS encoding DNA-directed RNA polymerase subunit L; this encodes MELRVTERTDDELSIEIAGEDHTFMNVLKGALLEHEDVSAATYDVNPEQSGGQTEPILTIKTEDDVDPIDALEEAAGDVRDKAVSFREAFEAAA
- the hisF gene encoding imidazole glycerol phosphate synthase subunit HisF — protein: MTLTKRIIPCIDVDLDEDGNPAVYTGVNFEDLKYTGDPVEMAKAYNESGADEFVFLDITASADGRETMLDVVRDVADEVFIPLTVGGGIRTTDDIKETLRAGADKVSITTGALERPELVNEGASAFGSQCIVISVDARRRFDEEGEHYVEVDGESCWFECTKKGGREGTGIDVLEWAAEAESRGAGELFVNSIDKDGTKDGYDLPLTEAVCDVVDTPVIASSGCGGPEDMYDVFTEAGADAGLAASIFHFDEYSIAETKEYLDERGVPVRL
- a CDS encoding DUF7550 family protein, producing MADDTDHDSAADVGHDLEDERTTAPMSEYTASDVTVGFVVMLIGVAVAFGIPLIAF
- a CDS encoding ribbon-helix-helix domain-containing protein encodes the protein MPKVEITIPEHLEMQIAQMVERGEFVNREEAIEDLLSTGIKAYKTSGPMDEEEGATGGGTGLEDDGMMGHDDEYVF
- a CDS encoding RNA-guided endonuclease InsQ/TnpB family protein; protein product: MVIEVTRTYVGSIQNQRQVCDGLDSLGDSASKIWNVARWTADRIWNATGEIPSEGVLKAYMKTQSCWKDLNAQSSQKVIEELSDAFQSWFDLRQTDDEANPPGYRKHGDDRPKSTVTFKADGFKHDPENNRVRLSKGSNLKEGWSDFILCEYQTRPDVDLSEVTRVQNVRAVWNGNEWELHFVCKVERETNDSAGDSVAGIDLGITNIATVAFPDEYVLYPGNSLKQDKHYFTRAEYETEGENGPSEKSMWARRKLADRETHFYHVLTDTIITECVERDVGTLAVSWPEDVRNSDWGKTGNKKLHSWAFDRIYQYLAYKGEIRGVEVLKENEWNTSKTCSRCGDDTKSNRVERGLYVCLSCELVANADCNGAENMRQKITPSPHGEDRSNGCVSQPSTHLFDRESGTFKPREQVVS
- a CDS encoding sulfite oxidase-like oxidoreductase produces the protein MTDDAIDVTDLYQEFGDDRLPSGQRETTAFPVLSKGSTPDWDPETWEFTVTGAVDEELTFSWDEFRDLPSETQRQDFHCVTGWSKFDCEFTGVPFPELAERAGLDDDVCHVLFSALDGYTTDLPLEDCMREEVLFTWAFDGEELPADHGGPLRVVTPHKYAYKGAKWVDGVEFLTEPELGYWERRGYSETANPWEEERYS
- a CDS encoding isochorismate synthase, yielding MERTSGEGRNREPERGRVTAETDTETDTRTEGGTESAGDTRELVARSRDLEDEDVSFGAIVDTDAETRIQWATPAGLEVVGRGAVAEITAAGPDRFDTVRRRADRLFATLEHDGPAVARPRAFGGFAFHDEHDPAADPWTGFDAASFVIPEILVVRSDDGTWLTAVAESADAAEDRLERWTDRLAEMPAMRPSGSGPGIADTRRSTSPGEWTDQVETALERIADGRLTKVVLAQALSVDLAADLDVAAALERLRRRYPNCYRFLVGHEVGRTFFGAPPERLVAKTGTRVETEALAGSAPRGETPEEDDEHAERLFDSDKVGREHGLVAESIREQLEPLARELTIADREVRKLATIQHLRTPIDAELDADRHVLELAEALHPTPAVGGVPPATAWETIRETESFARGWYAAPVGWFDAHGDGEFAVGIRSGVARGDEITLFAGNGIVADSDPDDEWEEVQLKLRSILDELR